In the genome of Neofelis nebulosa isolate mNeoNeb1 chromosome 6, mNeoNeb1.pri, whole genome shotgun sequence, one region contains:
- the LOC131515527 gene encoding olfactory receptor 2W1-like encodes MNTNNRSATADFILLGFSNQPQVEHIISGVVFVFYIVTLVGNTTIILVSNLDSQLHTPMYFFLSNLSFLDLCYATSIIPQMLVNLWGPTKSITYGGCVLQFFFALDFGATECLLLAVMAYDRYAAVCQPLYYTIVMHPQLCQKMVLTAWLGGLGSALILCSLTLKLPRCGHREVNNFICEMPALLKLACVYSKVIEVIVYALGVIFLLVPLSLILISYAIITQAVMRIKSTARWRKVLNTCGSHLTVVTLFYGTIIYMYMKPQNSTSEDEGKFLTLFYTIVTPTLNPLIYTLRNKDVKNAVKRILYVRKCSAKS; translated from the coding sequence ATGAACACAAACAACAGAAGTGCCACAGCAGACTTCATCTTGCTGGGGTTTTCTAATCAGCCCCAGGTAGAACACATCATCTCTGGGGTTGTCTTCGTCTTCTATATTGTGACTCTGGTAGGAAACACAACCATCATCCTTGTATCTAACCTAGACAGCCAGCTCCATActcccatgtatttcttcctatCCAATTTGTCTTTTCTGGATCTCTGTTATGCAACTAGCATTATCCCACAGATGCTGGTAAATCTATGGGGTCCAACAAAGTCTATTACCTATGGAGGGTGTGTGCTCCAATTCTTCTTTGCCCTTGACTTTGGAGCCACAGAATGTCTTCTCCTAGctgtgatggcctatgaccgctacgCTGCTGTCTGTCAACCTCTTTACTACACAATAGTAATGCACCCTCAGCTTTGCCAGAAGATGGTGCTCACTGCCTGGTTAGGTGGTCTTGGCAGTGCCTTAATTCTTTGCTCCCTGACTTTGAAGTTGCCAAGATGTGGGCACCGGGAGGTGAATAATTTTATCTGTGAGATGCCAGCATTGCTCAAGTTGGCTTGTGTCTACTCAAAAGTAATTGAGGTCATCGTCTATGCTCTTGGAGTGATATTTCTTCTAGTACCTCTATCTCTAATTCTCATCTCATATGCAATTATCACTCAAGCTGTCATGAGGATCAAGTCAACAGCAAGGTGGCGTAAGGTCCTTAATACATGTGGTTCCCACCTCACAGTAGTAACTCTGTTTTATGGAACAATCATTTATATGTACATGAAGCCACAGAATAGCACATCTGAAGATGAGGGGAAGTTCCTTACACTCTTTTACACAATTGTCACACCCACCCTTAACCCTCTGATCTACACATTAAGaaacaaagatgtgaaaaatgcAGTAAAAAGAATACTGTATGTGAGAAAATGTTCAGCAAAGTCATGA